In a single window of the Acinetobacter tibetensis genome:
- a CDS encoding co-chaperone GroES: MSNIRPLHDRVVIRRVEEETKTAGGILLPGSAAEKPAQGEIIAVGNGQITDNGIRALDVKVGDKVLFGTYAGTTVKVQGEELLIMKESDILAVLEG; encoded by the coding sequence ATGAGCAACATTCGTCCATTACATGACCGTGTAGTTATTCGTCGTGTTGAAGAAGAAACGAAAACCGCTGGCGGTATTTTATTGCCAGGTTCTGCAGCAGAAAAACCAGCACAAGGTGAAATTATTGCTGTAGGTAATGGTCAAATCACGGACAACGGTATTCGCGCTTTAGATGTAAAAGTTGGCGACAAAGTATTGTTCGGTACTTATGCAGGTACAACTGTAAAAGTACAAGGTGAAGAACTTCTTATCATGAAAGAGTCTGACATTTTAGCTGTATTAGAAGGCTAA
- the groL gene encoding chaperonin GroEL (60 kDa chaperone family; promotes refolding of misfolded polypeptides especially under stressful conditions; forms two stacked rings of heptamers to form a barrel-shaped 14mer; ends can be capped by GroES; misfolded proteins enter the barrel where they are refolded when GroES binds): MSAKDVKFGDSARSKMIAGVNVLADAVKVTLGPKGRNVVIDRSFGAPHITKDGVTVAKEISLKDKFENMGAQLVREVSSKTNDIAGDGTTTATVLAQAILNEGIKSVTAGMNPMDLKRGIDLAVKALVAEIKATAKPASDTKAIEQVGSISANSDETVGKLIAQAMERVGKEGVITVEEGSGFEDALDVVEGMQFDRGYISPYFANKQDTLTAELENPFILLVDKKISNIRELITVLEAVAKTGKPLLIIAEDVEGEALATLVVNNMRGIIKVCAVKAPGFGDRRKAMLQDIAILTGATVISEEVGMSLEQASLQDLGTAHKITVSKENTVIVDGAGDAAQIAERVQQIRAQIEESTSEYDKEKLQERVAKLAGGVAVIKIGAATEVEMKEKKDRVDDALHATRAAVEEGVVAGGGVALVRAAAALDGLNGANDDQNVGINILRRAIEAPLRQIVANAGDEPSVVINAVKNGEGNFGYNAATSEYGDMLEMGILDPAKVTRSALEHAASVAGLMLTTECMITDIPEDKPAMPDMGGMGGMGGMM, from the coding sequence ATGTCAGCTAAAGACGTAAAATTTGGTGATTCAGCACGCTCTAAAATGATTGCAGGCGTAAACGTGCTTGCAGATGCTGTAAAAGTAACTTTAGGTCCTAAAGGCCGTAATGTTGTGATTGACCGTTCTTTCGGTGCACCGCACATCACTAAAGATGGTGTAACAGTTGCGAAAGAAATTTCTCTTAAAGATAAATTTGAGAACATGGGCGCTCAATTGGTTCGTGAAGTATCTTCTAAAACCAATGACATCGCTGGTGATGGTACAACGACTGCAACTGTATTGGCTCAAGCTATTTTGAATGAAGGTATCAAGTCAGTAACAGCGGGTATGAACCCAATGGACTTGAAACGTGGTATCGACCTTGCAGTGAAAGCATTGGTTGCTGAAATTAAAGCAACGGCAAAACCTGCATCTGATACTAAAGCAATTGAACAAGTGGGTTCAATCTCTGCAAACTCTGACGAAACTGTAGGTAAACTCATTGCACAAGCAATGGAACGCGTAGGTAAAGAAGGCGTGATTACCGTTGAAGAAGGTTCAGGCTTTGAAGATGCTTTGGACGTTGTTGAAGGTATGCAGTTTGACCGTGGTTATATCAGCCCGTACTTTGCAAACAAACAAGATACACTAACGGCTGAACTTGAAAATCCGTTCATTTTGCTTGTTGACAAAAAAATCAGCAACATCCGTGAACTAATTACTGTATTAGAAGCAGTAGCTAAAACAGGCAAACCACTTTTAATCATCGCTGAAGATGTTGAAGGTGAAGCGTTAGCAACACTTGTTGTGAACAACATGCGCGGCATTATTAAAGTATGTGCAGTGAAAGCGCCTGGCTTTGGTGACCGCCGTAAAGCAATGCTTCAAGACATCGCAATCTTAACGGGTGCGACAGTGATTTCTGAAGAAGTAGGCATGTCTTTAGAGCAAGCTTCTCTTCAAGATTTAGGTACTGCACACAAAATCACAGTTTCTAAAGAAAACACTGTGATTGTGGATGGTGCTGGTGATGCTGCTCAAATCGCTGAGCGTGTTCAACAAATCCGTGCACAAATTGAAGAATCTACGTCTGAATATGACAAAGAAAAACTTCAAGAACGCGTTGCTAAATTAGCTGGCGGTGTAGCTGTAATCAAAATTGGTGCAGCAACTGAAGTTGAAATGAAAGAGAAGAAAGACCGTGTTGACGATGCATTACATGCAACTCGTGCTGCGGTTGAAGAAGGTGTAGTTGCTGGTGGTGGTGTTGCACTCGTACGTGCTGCTGCTGCGCTCGATGGCTTAAACGGTGCGAATGATGACCAAAACGTGGGTATCAACATTCTTCGTCGTGCGATTGAAGCGCCACTTCGTCAAATCGTTGCAAATGCGGGTGATGAGCCTTCAGTTGTTATCAACGCGGTGAAAAATGGCGAAGGTAACTTTGGTTATAACGCTGCAACTTCTGAGTATGGCGACATGCTAGAAATGGGTATTCTTGACCCAGCGAAAGTAACGCGTTCTGCTCTTGAGCATGCTGCATCTGTTGCTGGCCTAATGCTCACAACTGAGTGCATGATCACTGATATTCCAGAAGACAAGCCTGCAATGCCTGATATGGGCGGCATGGGTGGTATGGGCGGAATGATGTAA
- a CDS encoding helix-turn-helix transcriptional regulator, giving the protein MEQEHVMIEMIYEATMDPTLWQQVLIRLVEYTGSQSAIFTAIDQLNPKFNFTFTHNISEATLAAYHDEKIQMIDMQLHAPILKQQGLGEPVVLDWSAYAQRQGQAEYSFYEKCVAPSGIGSAQGILLETGQYRWAVLGIHRAATVPIYQQQETELLKRLSKHFRRALQIHRQLSLVQQENLDLYKLFDALKTGVILLDENACLLYANKQAQRILETCQELSLDHFNRLKAVTPYHAQLEQYLASARFQDSSPTHHQGIHAGGVLAIQSAQKSQVLMVSVVPFSSVWQNLSNKQQIEQKVAVFLTEPDKHYQLAGDFLKQHYQLSQREVEICQLFVDGYNLEAIAEECTLTLSSVRTYMKYIFAKTECSTQVELFRLLVGLSLDFEHIP; this is encoded by the coding sequence ATGGAGCAAGAACATGTAATGATCGAAATGATTTATGAAGCAACCATGGATCCTACATTGTGGCAGCAGGTTCTCATTCGACTGGTTGAATATACAGGCAGTCAAAGTGCAATTTTTACCGCGATCGATCAGCTCAATCCCAAATTTAATTTTACCTTTACCCATAACATTTCTGAGGCAACTTTAGCAGCCTATCATGATGAAAAAATTCAAATGATAGATATGCAATTACATGCCCCGATCTTGAAACAACAAGGCTTGGGAGAGCCTGTAGTTTTGGACTGGAGTGCCTACGCACAGCGTCAAGGGCAAGCTGAATATAGCTTTTATGAAAAATGTGTAGCACCTTCAGGCATAGGTTCGGCACAAGGCATTCTGCTAGAAACAGGACAATATCGCTGGGCAGTATTGGGTATTCATCGAGCAGCGACGGTTCCAATATATCAACAACAAGAAACAGAACTGTTAAAAAGATTAAGTAAGCATTTCCGTCGCGCACTGCAAATTCATCGTCAGTTAAGTTTGGTACAGCAGGAAAATCTAGATCTATATAAACTTTTTGATGCTTTAAAAACAGGAGTGATTTTACTGGATGAAAATGCCTGTTTACTGTATGCCAATAAGCAAGCACAAAGGATTTTAGAGACATGTCAAGAACTCAGCTTAGACCATTTTAATCGTTTAAAGGCTGTAACTCCTTATCATGCACAATTAGAACAATATCTTGCTAGTGCACGCTTTCAGGATTCATCACCAACCCATCATCAAGGTATTCATGCAGGTGGAGTTCTGGCAATTCAGTCTGCTCAAAAATCACAAGTTTTGATGGTCAGTGTCGTGCCTTTTTCAAGTGTTTGGCAGAACCTGTCGAATAAACAGCAAATAGAACAGAAAGTAGCGGTATTTTTAACTGAGCCAGATAAGCACTATCAACTTGCGGGTGATTTTTTAAAGCAGCATTATCAGCTTTCACAGCGCGAGGTCGAAATTTGTCAACTATTTGTCGATGGATACAATCTTGAAGCTATTGCAGAAGAATGCACACTGACACTCAGTTCGGTACGCACATATATGAAATATATTTTTGCCAAAACGGAGTGTTCAACTCAAGTCGAATTATTTCGCTTATTGGTAGGTTTAAGTTTGGATTTTGAACATATTCCTTAA
- a CDS encoding diacylglycerol kinase: MSEYSPLKGKTGLKRIFNATHYSIAGFKAAFQHEAAFRQIIYINLILIPVTFFLNVSRSEQAILIAVCLLAIIVELFNSALEAIVDRVSLERHPLSKNAKDMGSAAQFVALSIIAITWTLILWG; this comes from the coding sequence ATGAGCGAATATTCTCCCCTTAAAGGTAAAACTGGTTTAAAACGAATCTTTAATGCAACCCACTATTCTATCGCTGGCTTTAAAGCTGCTTTTCAACATGAAGCCGCGTTTCGACAAATTATTTATATCAATCTTATTTTGATTCCAGTCACTTTTTTTCTTAACGTAAGCCGTAGTGAGCAAGCTATTCTTATAGCTGTTTGTTTGTTGGCAATCATTGTCGAGCTTTTCAATTCGGCCTTAGAAGCAATTGTCGATCGCGTTTCTTTGGAACGTCACCCCTTGTCTAAAAATGCTAAAGATATGGGCAGTGCTGCACAATTTGTTGCTTTAAGTATTATTGCCATCACTTGGACACTGATTTTATGGGGTTAA